The Tripterygium wilfordii isolate XIE 37 chromosome 4, ASM1340144v1, whole genome shotgun sequence genome has a window encoding:
- the LOC119996482 gene encoding germin-like protein subfamily 1 member 17, producing MKGASPLLVPFLLLALAASLVSAFDPSPLQDFCVAIDEPNDAVFVNGKFCKDPKLVNANDFFKPGLNIPGNVSNRVGSNVTAVSVKELPGLNTLGVALVRIDYAPYGGLNPPHTHPRGTEVLVVIEGTLYVGFVTSNADGNRLFTKILNPGDVFVFPIGMIHFQFNIGNTAAVAFAGLSSQNFGVITIADAIFGSDPLINPDVLTKAFQLDKNIVEDLQKKFSTN from the exons ATGAAAGGTGCTTCTCCTCTCTTGGTACCTTTTCTCCTCTTGGCTTTGGCCGCTTCACTTGTCTCCGCCTTCGATCCAAGCCCTCTTCAAGACTTCTGTGTCGCCATCGATGAACCTAATGATGCTG TGTTTGTGAATGGAAAGTTCTGCAAGGACCCGAAGCTCGTCAATGCAAACGATTTCTTTAAACCCGGTCTCAACATTCCAGGAAACGTCTCAAATCGTGTTGGTTCTAATGTCACTGCTGTTAGTGTCAAGGAACTACCAGGACTTAACACCCTCGGCGTAGCCCTGGTTCGCATTGACTATGCACCATATGGTGGCCTAAACCCACCTCACACTCACCCTCGCGGCACAGAAGTCCTTGTAGTCATCGAAGGAACACTTTATGTCGGATTTGTCACTTCCAACGCAGATGGTAATCGCCTTTTCACCAAAATCCTAAACCCAGGAGATGTGTTTGTGTTTCCAATCGGTATGATTCACTTCCAATTCAATATTGGGAACACAGCTGCAGTGGCTTTTGCAGGATTGAGCAGCCAAAACTTTGGTGTGATTACAATTGCAGATGCAATATTTGGTTCAGATCCACTAATCAACCCTGATGTTCTCACTAAAGCCTTTCAACTAGACAAGAATATAGTGGAGGATCTTCAAAAAAAGTTCTCGACTAATTAA
- the LOC119996891 gene encoding germin-like protein subfamily 1 member 16: MTQGCCVCEWKVLQGPEARQCKRFLKSGLNIPGDVSNVVGSNVTAVTVNELPGLNTLGVALVRIDYAPYGGLNPPYTHPRNTEIRVVLEGTLYVGFVTSNVDGNRLFTKILNPGDVFVFPIGMIYFQLNIGKTAAVAFAGLSSQNFGVITIANAVFGSDPPINPDVLTKAFQLDKNIVEYLQKMF; the protein is encoded by the exons ATGACCCAAGGATGCTG TGTTTGTGAATGGAAAGTTCTGCAAGGACCCGAAGCTCGTCAATGCAAACGATTTCTTAAATCTGGTCTTAACATTCCAGGAGACGTCTCGAATGTTGTTGGTTCTAATGTCACTGCTGTTACTGTCAATGAACTACCAGGACTCAACACTCTTGGTGTAGCGCTGGTTCGAATTGACTATGCACCGTATGGTGGCCTAAACCCACCTTACACTCACCCTCGCAACACAGAAATCCGTGTAGTTCTGGAAGGAACACTTTACGTCGGATTTGTCACATCTAACGTGGATGGTAATCGCCTTTTCACTAAAATCCTAAATCCAGGAGATGTGTTTGTGTTTCCAATCGGCATGATTTACTTCCAACTCAATATTGGGAAGACAGCTGCAGTGGCTTTTGCAGGATTGAGCAGCCAAAACTTTGGTGTGATTACAATTGCCAATGCAGTATTTGGTTCAGATCCACCAATCAATCCTGATGTTCTCACTAAAGCCTTTCAACTAGACAAGAATATAGTGGAGTATCTTCAGAAAATGTTCTAG
- the LOC119996149 gene encoding germin-like protein subfamily 1 member 20: MERVNTVASMRVATHHFLIIAFVLLALASSLASAYDPSPLQDFCVGVNDTKYGVFVNGKFCKDPNLVTTNDFVFTGLHIPANTSNQLGSNITFALVDQFLGVNTLGVAMNRIDFAPNGGLNPPHYHPRGSEILLVLEGTLYAGFVTSNQDNNRLFAKTLNPGDLIVFPIGLPHFQLNVGNTSAVAIAAFGSHNPGLIVIANAVFGSNPPINPDVLSKAFLLEKCIVEYLQQQFGPLQSRYTG; this comes from the exons atggagagagtaaatACTGTTGCAAGTATGAGAGTTGCTACTCATCATTTCCTAATTATAGCTTTTGTTCTACTGGCTTTGGCTTCCTCACTTGCCTCTGCTTATGATCCAAGCCCTCTTCAGGACTTCTGTGTTGGCGTCAATGACACAAAATATggag TGTTTGTTAATGGGAAATTTTGCAAGGACCCGAATCTCGTCACCACAAATGACTTCGTCTTCACTGGTCTACACATTCCAGCGAACACCTCGAATCAACTCGGTTCCAATATCACTTTTGCATTAGTGGATCAATTTCTTGGAGTTAACACACTTGGGGTTGCGATGAATCGTATAGATTTTGCTCCGAATGGTGGCCTAAACCCACCTCACTACCACCCTCGTGGCTCGGAGATTCTACTTGTTCTAGAAGGCACACTTTATGCTGGCTTTGTCACATCCAACCAAGACAACAACCGCCTTTTcgccaaaaccctaaaccctggtGACCTAATAGTGTTTCCAATTGGTCTCCCTCATTTTCAATTAAATGTTGGAAACACTAGCGCGGTTGCCATTGCAGCTTTTGGCTCCCATAATCCAGGGCTTATTGTGATCGCAAATGCAGTTTTTGGATCAAATCCTCCTATTAATCCTGATGTTCTCTCCAAGGCCTTTCTACTGGAGAAATGCATCGTCGAATATCTTCAGCAACAATTCGGACCGTTACAGTCAAGATATACTGGATAA
- the LOC119996890 gene encoding germin-like protein subfamily 1 member 16 — MKGAVSSLWVPFVLLALASSLGSAFDPSLLQDFCVAINETNDAVFVNGKFCKDPKLVNANDFFLSGLNVPGDVSNAVGSNVTTVSVNQLPGLNTLGVALVRIDYAPYGGLNPPHIHPRGTEILVVLEGTLYVGFVTSNADGNRLFIKTLNPGDVFVFPIGMIHFQLNIGKTPAVAFAGLSSQNFGLITIANAVFGSNPPINPDVLTKAFQLDKNIVEYLQKKF, encoded by the exons atgaaAGGTGCAGTTTCTTCTCTCTGGGTACCTTTTGTCCTCTTGGCTTTGGCCTCTTCGCTTGGCTCGGCCTTCGATCCAAGCCTTCTTCAAGACTTCTGTGTCGCCATCAATGAAACTAATGATGCTG TATTTGTGAATGGAAAGTTCTGCAAGGACCCGAAGCTCGTCAATGCAAACGATTTCTTTTTATCTGGTCTCAACGTTCCAGGAGACGTCTCAAATGCTGTCGGTTCTAATGTCACTACTGTTAGTGTCAATCAACTACCAGGACTCAACACACTCGGTGTAGCCCTAGTTCGAATTGACTATGCACCGTACGGTGGCCTAAACCCACCTCATATTCACCCTCGCGGCACAGAAATCCTTGTAGTCTTGGAAGGAACACTTTATGTCGGATTTGTCACATCCAACGCGGATGGTAATCGCCTTTtcatcaaaaccctaaacccaggAGACGTGTTTGTGTTTCCTATCGGTATGATTCACTTCCAACTCAATATTGGGAAGACACCTGCTGTGGCTTTTGCAGGATTGAGCAGCCAAAACTTTGGTTTGATTACAATTGCAAATGCAGTATTTGGTTCGAATCCACCAATCAATCCTGATGTTCTCACTAAGGCCTTTCAACTAGACAAGAACATAGTGGAGTATCTTCAGAAAAAGTTCTAG